The Caldalkalibacillus thermarum genome window below encodes:
- the fliG gene encoding flagellar motor switch protein FliG gives MRTVKGLTGKQKAAVLLVSLGPDVSAQVFKHLNEDEIEQLTLEIANVRKVDSETKEAIIEEFHQLCLAQDYISQGGISYAKEVLEKALGQQKAVEIINRLTATLQVRPFDFARKADPNQILNFIQNEHPQTIALVLSYLEPAQASQILSALPGELQAEVARRIALMESTSPEVISQVEYILEQKLSSTLTQDYTKAGGIESVVQILNGVDRGTERTILDELEVKDPELAEEIKKRMFVFEDIVNLDNRSIQRVIRDVENDDLLLALKVASEEVKEVIFRNMSKRMAETFKEEMELMGPVRLKDVEEAQTRVVATIRRLEEAGEIVIARGGGDDIVV, from the coding sequence ATGCGCACGGTTAAAGGGTTGACGGGGAAACAGAAAGCGGCTGTGCTGCTTGTTTCCCTAGGACCGGATGTATCCGCCCAAGTATTTAAACACTTGAATGAGGATGAGATTGAACAATTGACGCTTGAGATTGCCAATGTGCGCAAAGTCGACAGTGAAACAAAAGAGGCCATCATTGAAGAGTTTCATCAACTTTGCCTGGCTCAAGATTATATTAGCCAAGGCGGTATCTCTTATGCCAAAGAGGTTTTGGAAAAAGCCCTTGGCCAGCAAAAAGCAGTCGAAATTATTAACCGCCTGACAGCTACGCTGCAAGTTCGCCCTTTTGACTTTGCCCGCAAGGCTGATCCCAATCAGATTTTAAACTTTATTCAAAACGAGCATCCCCAAACCATTGCCTTGGTGCTTTCCTATCTTGAACCTGCTCAAGCATCTCAAATATTGTCAGCTTTGCCAGGGGAGCTGCAGGCGGAAGTGGCCCGGCGCATTGCCCTTATGGAAAGCACATCTCCCGAAGTGATCAGCCAGGTTGAGTATATTCTAGAGCAAAAATTGTCCTCCACTCTGACACAGGATTATACAAAGGCAGGCGGAATTGAGTCTGTCGTTCAAATTTTAAACGGGGTGGACCGGGGTACGGAACGGACGATCTTAGATGAATTGGAAGTCAAGGACCCTGAGTTAGCAGAGGAAATTAAGAAACGTATGTTTGTCTTTGAAGATATTGTTAACCTCGATAACCGCTCCATTCAGAGGGTCATCCGGGATGTTGAAAACGATGATCTGCTGCTTGCCTTAAAGGTGGCCAGCGAAGAAGTGAAAGAAGTGATCTTCCGCAACATGTCTAAACGCATGGCTGAAACTTTCAAGGAAGAGATGGAGTTAATGGGGCCGGTTCGCTTAAAAGATGTGGAAGAGGCTCAAACACGGGTGGTGGCCACCATACGCCGTCTGGAAGAAGCCGGAGAAATTGTCATTGCCCGTGGAGGAGGGGACGACATCGTTGTCTAA
- the fliF gene encoding flagellar basal-body MS-ring/collar protein FliF produces the protein MKEKIQHYKDQFIETWKSLTNKQKWLVIGSFVFISLALALLIYWASRPQFVPIYTNLSPVEAGEIMEAIESRGIPAQLSQDGRTISVPKSEASRLKVELAHAGIPRSGNINYSIFSENMGWGTTDRQLDVVERDAMQNELRYLIEQIEGIEQAKVMITLPKESVWLSDEEQTATASVVVHTRPGLNLGQSQINGLYHLISKSVPHLPPENIVIMNQNMEPLELRDEDETGNHLALHQQHRRIKRDIEQDIQRELQLMLGRIFGMENVIVSVFANVDFSKESREEQLVEPVVDDNGLAISIERIEEIFQGQGDPPGGIAGTGETDVTGYQGTLANGDSEYERIEERINQEVNRIYRQIESSPYQITDLSINVGLDESIYMPQTEEAVRELLTSVLHTYVDAAETELDEEQLEQRITIFAQPFQEQPPVADETGVGIRNWLVYVLAAALAAALGGLAFVVVRQRRQATEEEDELEIPEEIEPDLISKVDEQPTKRSQIEQLAKERPAEFVKLLKSWMAED, from the coding sequence ATGAAGGAAAAAATCCAACACTATAAGGACCAGTTTATCGAAACATGGAAATCATTAACAAATAAGCAAAAATGGCTGGTCATTGGCTCGTTCGTATTCATCAGCCTTGCATTAGCCCTGTTGATCTATTGGGCATCACGCCCCCAATTTGTGCCAATCTATACCAATCTTTCACCCGTTGAGGCGGGAGAGATTATGGAAGCGATTGAATCACGGGGGATTCCGGCGCAGTTGTCCCAAGATGGACGAACCATCAGCGTGCCCAAATCGGAAGCAAGCCGCTTGAAAGTGGAGCTGGCTCATGCCGGAATACCCCGCAGCGGCAATATCAACTACAGTATATTCAGTGAAAACATGGGTTGGGGGACAACGGACCGGCAGCTAGATGTGGTTGAGCGCGATGCGATGCAAAATGAACTGCGTTACCTGATTGAGCAGATTGAGGGGATTGAACAGGCCAAAGTCATGATCACCTTGCCAAAAGAGAGTGTTTGGCTGTCTGATGAAGAACAAACGGCAACCGCTTCGGTGGTGGTGCACACCCGTCCTGGCCTCAACTTGGGGCAATCCCAAATTAATGGCTTGTATCATTTGATTTCTAAGAGCGTCCCACATTTGCCGCCGGAGAACATCGTGATTATGAATCAGAACATGGAGCCTTTGGAACTAAGGGATGAGGATGAAACAGGCAACCATCTTGCCCTTCACCAACAACACAGGCGGATCAAACGGGACATCGAGCAAGACATTCAGCGTGAACTCCAGCTGATGCTCGGCCGTATTTTCGGCATGGAAAATGTGATCGTCTCTGTTTTTGCCAATGTGGATTTTTCTAAAGAAAGCAGAGAAGAACAGTTGGTTGAGCCGGTGGTTGATGACAATGGCCTTGCCATCAGCATTGAACGGATTGAGGAAATATTTCAGGGACAAGGTGATCCGCCTGGTGGCATTGCTGGTACCGGAGAAACGGATGTGACAGGTTACCAAGGTACACTGGCCAATGGAGATTCAGAATACGAACGGATTGAAGAGCGGATTAATCAGGAAGTAAACCGGATTTACCGTCAGATTGAATCAAGTCCTTACCAGATTACGGATTTGTCAATCAATGTTGGGCTTGATGAATCCATATATATGCCACAAACAGAGGAGGCTGTTCGGGAGCTGCTTACGTCTGTCCTGCATACTTATGTTGATGCCGCTGAAACAGAACTGGATGAGGAACAGTTGGAGCAGCGGATTACCATTTTTGCCCAGCCATTTCAGGAACAGCCGCCTGTTGCAGATGAAACGGGTGTTGGGATTCGCAATTGGCTTGTTTATGTTCTTGCGGCAGCACTTGCTGCAGCCTTGGGAGGCCTCGCCTTCGTCGTTGTCCGCCAAAGAAGACAAGCCACAGAGGAGGAAGATGAACTGGAGATTCCAGAAGAAATTGAACCCGATCTCATATCTAAGGTGGATGAGCAACCCACTAAACGCTCACAGATTGAACAGTTGGCAAAAGAGCGTCCGGCAGAATTTGTCAAACTATTGAAATCATGGATGGCGGAAGATTAA